The window GTGTAGCCAATGGTTCCGTTTGGCAGCGATACCTGAAAAAATCCAGCGCCCTGAATCTCAAGATCATAGGTATTGCCAGTCGTGTTGGGATCACCCTGCGTCATGATGACTTCGCTCGCTGATGTTTTGGTTCCGAGGCCAACCTGAAGGCCTGCCGAGATGGTTTGCTGGCTGTCGGCCGCGCCCGGAGTGACTAAATTCTGATACATCATGTCTTCAAACTGGACCTGCCGCTGGCGAAATCCTGCCGTCCCTGAGTTGGCGAGATTGTTCGCAATCGTGTCCAGATTTGTCTGCTGGGCACTCATGCCGCTTGCCGCTGTATATAAAGCACGAATCATTTCAAGCTCCTTTTAAAGTTGTGGCAAAACCTTCCGAACAGATCCCCGTCACACGCGAGGCAGATCCTCCGACGCGGTCTTGTCAAAGTCGTTGTTGAAGACGCTGAGTGCCTTTTGCATCATCTCTGCCTGTCGCTGCACCAGGACCAGCTGCATCGTTCCGTGAACAGCATCTTCGTTGGCTCCTTCGACCGAGCCCTGTTCCACCGAGGCGTTGGATGGAATCGGCTTCGCACCATTTGCGGAAAAACGATTCGTCCCCTCTGCCGTCAGGACAGACTGATCGGCAAAGTCAAAGACACCGACTTTTCCCACGACTGCGTTGCCATCGACCGTCGCGACAGAGACACTCCCATCGGGCGAGACGTTGATGGTGCCAGTGGGAATATTGATCGGCTTCATGTTTCCGTCCAGCACCGGCTCGCCCTGGCTGGTCTGGAGGACTCCCGTTGCCGATCGCGCGAAGGAGCCATCGCGGGTGTAACGAACGCCGTTTGCCGTTTGAATGGCGAAGAATCCCTGGCCCTCAAGCGCAAGGTCGAGCGGATTTCCAGTCGTCTTCAACTCACCTTGGCCAAGATCTAGCCTGTTTCCGCCCAATACGCCGAAGCCATTAACGGACGAGCCGACCTGAGAGGCGGTCTCGGGGTCCTGATCGACCCCGCCGACGAGGACGCCGCTGAAGTAGTCACGCTGCGCGCGGAACCCAGCTGTTCCTGCATTGGCAAGATTGTTGGCGGCTGTATCGAGCGCTTGAGTGCGCGAGAGCAGTCCGGTGTATGCTGCGTAGGTTCCGCTATCCATGCCACGTGCTAAAGCAGTTCAGTGGCCGAAGTTAAAGAGCCGACGGTTAGAAAGCACTAAGAGTGAGTCGCTCAAGATTGGCTCGGAGGTGCCGATACAGCAATCAGACCAAAAACAGTCCTTGGGAGGGTCGGTTGCGAGCTTTAATTATTGATGATTCGGCTGTGATGAGGAAGGTGATCGAACGGGCGCTGGGACAGGCTGGCCTTGACCTGAGTGAGGTGTTGCAAGCCTCTAATGGAGAGGAGGCGCTCCAGACTCTTCGGGACAATCCGGGTGGTGCCAATGCGTTGGGGTTGATTCTGAGTGATATCAATATGCCGGTGATGGATGGGCTGCAGTTTCTCGAAGCGAGGAAGCAGCAGAATCTGGCGCCAGGCGTGCCCGTCGTCATGATTACGACGGAAGGCAATGAGACGTTTGTGATGCGGGCCATTGCGGCAGGCGCGCAGGGCTATATCTGCAAGCCGTTCACCGCGGAGCAGGTGAAGGCGCGCGTGCTTCCGCTGCTGAGAGCCGCCGTATAGCCGACCTGTCGTGAATCGGTTGTGAATCGGTCGTTATCGCTTGTTAGGCCATCGCGAAACATAAACCATAAGCAGGAAGAGGACGATTGTGGCAAATGTGCAAGATGAGGCAGTGACTCGGCTCGACTCGGCAGTCTCAGAGGTCTTCGAGACGATGCTGGCGCGAAGCTGCGACCCTTTGGATGGTGAGGTCGACACGGTGGAAGGACGAATCGTGGCGAGGATTCAATTTACAGGCGCCGTCGACGGCGAGTGTCTTCTCTACGCAAGCCAGGCAACGGCGTCGGTGACGGCCGAGGCTTTGCTTGGAACTCCATCGGAGCCGCACGATCCAATGGTGGCGGACGCGATCGGTGAGCTCTGCAACATGATCGCCGGCGGCTGGAAGAGCAAACTCGCGTCTCCGGACTCGAACTGCACCATCTCCACTCCGGCAGTGACCCGCGATGGATTTGAAGGATATCAAGCCAGGTTCACAACCCGGTTCAGCCGTAACTATTCGTTTCAGGGAAATGTCTTTGGCGTCGTACTCGCCTTCTAAGGAATCCCCACTCCCCTTCCCGGGTACATCATGGAGAAGGTGTGCGGCATGCCGAAGCTAATCTCTTGTGCTGCACAGGAAAGCCTCGACAGATGCGGGGACTTCTTGGTTTGAATACTCGGATGAAAAAATAACGGTACGACCCTCCTCAAGTCGAGATGCCTTCATCAGAGCATCCACGATCAGGCTGTCAGTACAATTGGACACTGCCGAAGCGATGCTAAAGTACGATATCGTTGCGGCAGTGGACCACCGTGAGCCTCGAGTTTTACACTCAAGCGGTCCTGCGGGTGCCTCCGTCTTGCAAAGACCGAGGGTGACTCGCGGTAACTCTGCGGTGCTGCTGTCAGCATGGATTGTCTGCGTCACTATCTGAAGATACTTTTCACCTAAACCTGACTCGAGGAGAACTGTTTTATGACGGAGAGCCAAACGCGCGGGGATACAACGAATCCGGAGAGGCTTGAAGCGCCGAGATTCGAAGATGGAGATACGAAACTCATCGCAGGGTTGCGCGGTCACTACACAAGCGAGACGATGAAAGACATTCCGGCTCTGTGGCAGCGCTTTGCGCCGCACATTGGCAAGATCCCAGGGCAGGTTGGTGGCGTAGCGTACGGTGTGTGTTTTCCTCTGTCGGACGGATTTGATTATCTCGCGGGAGTTGAAGTGCTCAGTGCTTCGGGACTACCGGATGACCTCACCGTGGTGACGATGCCAGTCCAGCGATATGCGGTCTTCACGCATCAGGGCCACATCTCGAAGCTTCAGGACACATGCGATGCGATCGAGCGCGAGTGGTTGCCGAGATCCCAATACGCCTTCGTGCACGGGCTACCCGGGACACCCGGTTTTTTTGAGCGTTACGGCGAGAGCTTCGACCCCAAGGTCGGCGCAGGGGATGTTGAGGTGTGGGTGCCGATTAAATAGACGAGTCTTGAACAGGTACCCTGGCATCTCTCGCAATGCGGACGTCCCAATGCTGGAAACTCCGGGTCACCTGTTTTATTTGGTGTACCTCATCTGCAGCGGGCAGGGCGTCCCAACACCTGTCAAGCCCCCATCCGCCCTAAACTGCTGTCGTAGCGATAGTTACGCGTGGCGCATGTACCCTCCCCACTCCTCTATACTGGAAGAAGCGTTAAGACATCGCGTCCGGGAACTTTGGAGAAAGGGTCTATCGCCCTAACTCCTTTGTTATTAAATATTTGGGTGCAAGTCCTTTGTTTGGAGATATTTAGAGAGATACGTTTAGCGCAACTAGTTGATTACAAGCAACTTAGACAGAGGGACGGGGGGGGAGGGGTATGGCAACGATTGACGAAACAACAGACGAGGCGACCGGCAAGGTGGATCGCTCCGCCTCGCCCATTATAGGCATCCTGGCCCTTCAAGGCGCTTACGAAGCCCACGCGAGC is drawn from Edaphobacter lichenicola and contains these coding sequences:
- a CDS encoding flagellar hook-basal body protein; this encodes MDSGTYAAYTGLLSRTQALDTAANNLANAGTAGFRAQRDYFSGVLVGGVDQDPETASQVGSSVNGFGVLGGNRLDLGQGELKTTGNPLDLALEGQGFFAIQTANGVRYTRDGSFARSATGVLQTSQGEPVLDGNMKPINIPTGTINVSPDGSVSVATVDGNAVVGKVGVFDFADQSVLTAEGTNRFSANGAKPIPSNASVEQGSVEGANEDAVHGTMQLVLVQRQAEMMQKALSVFNNDFDKTASEDLPRV
- a CDS encoding response regulator, translating into MRALIIDDSAVMRKVIERALGQAGLDLSEVLQASNGEEALQTLRDNPGGANALGLILSDINMPVMDGLQFLEARKQQNLAPGVPVVMITTEGNETFVMRAIAAGAQGYICKPFTAEQVKARVLPLLRAAV
- a CDS encoding chemotaxis protein CheX; translation: MANVQDEAVTRLDSAVSEVFETMLARSCDPLDGEVDTVEGRIVARIQFTGAVDGECLLYASQATASVTAEALLGTPSEPHDPMVADAIGELCNMIAGGWKSKLASPDSNCTISTPAVTRDGFEGYQARFTTRFSRNYSFQGNVFGVVLAF
- a CDS encoding GyrI-like domain-containing protein yields the protein MTESQTRGDTTNPERLEAPRFEDGDTKLIAGLRGHYTSETMKDIPALWQRFAPHIGKIPGQVGGVAYGVCFPLSDGFDYLAGVEVLSASGLPDDLTVVTMPVQRYAVFTHQGHISKLQDTCDAIEREWLPRSQYAFVHGLPGTPGFFERYGESFDPKVGAGDVEVWVPIK